A window of the Streptomyces sp. NBC_01351 genome harbors these coding sequences:
- a CDS encoding serine/threonine dehydratase, with protein METTQQLDYAAVRAAADRIAGAVRPVATVPAADGVWYALEHLQHTGSFKARGARNFIAAHTAAGTLPAAGVTIASGGNAGLACAWAARAQGVPATVFLPGNAPRVKVERLRGYGADVRLVGDRYAQAFAACEEFAAESGALGSHAYDHPLIAAGAGTLLDEIRAAVPGLDTVVVAVGGGGLFAGVATAAREHGVRVIAAEPENCRALNAALEAGRPVDVPVDSVAADSLGAPRVSADALAAAREDGVRSVLVPDAAITRSRRALWEEHRIVVEAGAATALAALRTAGEPLGERVAVILCGANTDPGDLVTSAA; from the coding sequence ATGGAAACGACGCAGCAGCTCGACTACGCCGCCGTACGCGCCGCCGCAGACCGCATCGCCGGCGCAGTCCGCCCCGTGGCCACGGTCCCGGCCGCCGACGGCGTCTGGTACGCGCTGGAACACCTCCAGCACACCGGCTCCTTCAAGGCCCGCGGCGCCCGCAACTTCATCGCCGCACACACCGCGGCCGGCACCCTCCCGGCGGCCGGCGTCACCATCGCCTCCGGCGGCAACGCCGGGCTCGCCTGCGCCTGGGCGGCCCGCGCGCAGGGGGTACCGGCGACCGTGTTCCTGCCGGGCAACGCGCCGCGGGTGAAGGTGGAACGGCTGCGCGGCTACGGGGCCGACGTGCGGCTCGTCGGCGACCGGTACGCCCAGGCGTTCGCCGCCTGCGAGGAGTTCGCCGCCGAGAGCGGGGCGCTCGGCAGCCACGCCTACGACCATCCCCTGATCGCGGCCGGCGCCGGGACCCTGCTCGACGAGATCCGGGCCGCGGTGCCCGGGCTGGACACCGTGGTCGTCGCGGTCGGCGGCGGCGGACTCTTCGCCGGGGTCGCCACCGCCGCCCGCGAACACGGCGTACGGGTCATCGCGGCCGAGCCGGAGAACTGCCGCGCCCTGAACGCGGCGCTGGAGGCGGGCCGCCCCGTGGACGTGCCCGTGGACTCGGTCGCCGCCGACTCCCTCGGAGCCCCCCGGGTCTCCGCGGACGCGCTGGCCGCCGCCCGCGAGGACGGCGTACGGTCTGTCCTCGTCCCCGACGCGGCGATCACCCGGTCCCGGCGCGCCCTCTGGGAGGAGCACCGGATCGTGGTCGAGGCGGGTGCGGCCACCGCCCTGGCCGCACTGCGGACCGCCGGTGAACCGCTGGGGGAGCGGGTCGCGGTCATCCTCTGCGGGGCCAACACGGACCCGGGGGACCTGGTGACCTCAGCGGCGTGA
- a CDS encoding molybdopterin-dependent oxidoreductase has translation MDRVNRKDRADRSTPGPRRGRLPLLGAVSGVVAAFAGLAAAELAAAAVRPEAAPVTAVGGAAVDLTPQAVREWAIRLFGVADKAVLTLGIVLVLAAIAVGAGMLALRYLPAGIAVTGGIGLLGAVAALGRPESSWKDALPSLVGALVSAAVLYLLVTAATRPRPAGAPPAGTWAMDRRGFGRLAAAVVALSAGAGYAGRRLGAYGSAGATASRTEFVLPRPTVPAPPVPAAADLHVPGISPFITPNQDFYRVDTALVVPRVNADTWRLTIHGEGVTRPLALDLRELLSRPLVEHDITLTCVSNEVGGPYAGNARWLGVRLGDLLREAGVRPPSQGGPADQLVARSVDGMTIGTPVEAVMDGRAALLAVGMNGEPLPFAHGFPVRMVVPGLYGYVSACKWLTELRLTTFATYDAYWVRRSWAQQAPVKTQSRIDTPRANAEPRAGRVAVAGVAWAQHRGIERVEVRVDGGPWQEARLAAADGVDTWRQWVWPWEATPGRHTLEVRATDGPGAAQTGVRVGTVPDGATGWHAVEVNVRAPS, from the coding sequence ATGGACCGAGTGAACCGGAAGGACCGGGCGGACCGCTCGACGCCGGGCCCTAGACGCGGCCGGCTTCCCCTGCTCGGGGCCGTCAGCGGGGTGGTGGCGGCCTTCGCGGGCCTGGCGGCCGCGGAGCTGGCCGCGGCGGCGGTCCGGCCCGAGGCCGCCCCCGTCACCGCCGTCGGCGGGGCGGCGGTCGACCTCACGCCGCAGGCCGTCCGGGAGTGGGCGATCCGGCTGTTCGGCGTCGCCGACAAGGCGGTGCTGACGCTCGGCATCGTCCTCGTCCTGGCCGCGATCGCCGTCGGCGCGGGGATGCTCGCCCTGCGGTACCTGCCCGCCGGGATCGCGGTCACGGGCGGGATCGGGCTGCTGGGGGCGGTGGCCGCGCTCGGCCGCCCCGAATCCTCGTGGAAGGACGCGCTGCCTTCGCTGGTGGGCGCGCTGGTCTCGGCCGCGGTGCTGTACCTGCTGGTCACGGCGGCGACCCGGCCCCGGCCGGCCGGGGCTCCGCCCGCCGGGACCTGGGCGATGGACCGGCGGGGCTTCGGCCGGCTGGCCGCGGCGGTCGTGGCGCTCTCGGCCGGCGCCGGGTACGCCGGGCGGCGGCTGGGCGCGTACGGCTCGGCGGGGGCGACGGCCTCCCGGACCGAGTTCGTCCTGCCCCGGCCGACCGTGCCGGCGCCGCCCGTCCCGGCGGCCGCGGACCTGCACGTCCCCGGGATCTCCCCCTTCATCACCCCCAACCAGGACTTCTACCGCGTGGACACCGCCCTGGTCGTACCGCGCGTGAACGCGGACACCTGGCGGCTGACCATCCACGGCGAGGGCGTCACCCGGCCGCTCGCCCTCGATCTGCGGGAGCTGCTGAGCCGCCCGCTCGTCGAGCACGACATCACCCTCACCTGCGTGTCCAACGAGGTCGGGGGCCCGTACGCGGGAAACGCCCGCTGGCTCGGCGTACGCCTGGGAGACCTGCTCCGCGAGGCGGGCGTCCGGCCGCCGTCCCAGGGCGGCCCGGCCGACCAGCTGGTGGCCCGCTCGGTGGACGGGATGACGATCGGGACGCCCGTGGAAGCGGTGATGGACGGCCGGGCCGCGCTGCTGGCGGTCGGGATGAACGGCGAACCGCTGCCGTTCGCGCACGGGTTCCCGGTACGGATGGTCGTACCGGGCCTGTACGGGTACGTCTCCGCCTGCAAATGGCTGACGGAGCTGCGGCTGACCACCTTCGCCACGTACGACGCCTACTGGGTACGGCGGTCCTGGGCGCAGCAGGCGCCGGTCAAGACGCAGTCGCGGATCGACACCCCTCGCGCGAACGCCGAGCCGAGGGCGGGCCGGGTGGCGGTCGCCGGGGTGGCGTGGGCGCAGCACCGCGGGATCGAGCGGGTGGAGGTACGGGTGGACGGCGGGCCCTGGCAGGAGGCGAGGCTCGCGGCGGCGGACGGTGTCGACACGTGGCGCCAGTGGGTGTGGCCGTGGGAGGCGACGCCGGGCCGGCACACCCTGGAGGTCCGGGCGACGGACGGTCCGGGCGCCGCCCAGACGGGGGTGCGCGTGGGAACCGTGCCGGACGGGGCGACCGGGTGGCACGCGGTGGAGGTGAACGTCCGCGCCCCGAGCTGA
- a CDS encoding GlxA family transcriptional regulator translates to MSTNRRVVIAVFPDVDLLDVTGPAEVFALANRETGGRAGYQVQLAAPAPGVVATSAGVRLVADLSFAEVDGVLDTLLVPGAVDLHPGGPVARIDPEVVAWLKTTAPLARRVASVCVGAHLLAAAGLLDGRTATTHWSTAAQLAADHPAVTVDPDPIFVRSGNVWTGAGISACMDLALALVAEDLGEEVALSVARQLVMYLKRQGGQSQFSVPLSQPAASRRDIDELRMFISDHLDADLSAAALSARMCLSERHFARVFRQETGTTPAAYVEAARVEAARRLLEHTDQPLDEVAAACGLGSLETLHRALRKQIGITPAAYRRRFRTAG, encoded by the coding sequence ATGTCCACGAACCGCCGCGTCGTCATCGCGGTCTTCCCCGATGTCGACCTCCTCGATGTCACCGGTCCGGCCGAGGTCTTCGCGCTGGCCAACCGGGAGACCGGCGGCCGGGCGGGCTACCAGGTGCAGCTCGCGGCACCCGCGCCCGGAGTCGTCGCCACCTCGGCGGGGGTGAGGCTGGTCGCGGACCTGTCGTTCGCCGAGGTCGACGGCGTACTGGACACGCTCCTCGTGCCCGGTGCGGTGGACCTGCACCCCGGCGGGCCGGTCGCCCGGATCGACCCGGAGGTGGTGGCGTGGCTGAAGACGACCGCGCCACTGGCCCGGCGGGTGGCGTCGGTGTGCGTGGGCGCGCACCTGCTGGCCGCGGCCGGTCTGCTGGACGGCAGAACGGCCACCACGCACTGGTCCACCGCCGCCCAGCTGGCGGCGGACCACCCGGCGGTGACGGTGGATCCCGACCCGATCTTCGTCCGGTCCGGGAACGTCTGGACCGGGGCCGGGATCAGCGCTTGCATGGACCTCGCGCTGGCGTTGGTGGCCGAGGACCTGGGGGAGGAGGTGGCCCTGTCGGTGGCCCGGCAGCTGGTGATGTACCTCAAGCGGCAGGGCGGACAGAGCCAGTTCTCGGTGCCGTTGAGCCAACCCGCCGCCTCCCGCCGGGACATCGACGAACTGCGGATGTTCATCTCCGACCACCTGGACGCGGACCTGTCGGCGGCCGCCCTCTCCGCGCGGATGTGCCTGAGCGAACGGCACTTCGCCCGCGTGTTCCGCCAGGAGACCGGAACCACTCCCGCCGCCTACGTCGAGGCCGCGCGGGTGGAGGCCGCCCGCCGCCTGCTGGAGCACACCGACCAGCCGTTGGACGAGGTGGCCGCCGCCTGCGGACTCGGCTCGCTGGAAACCCTCCACCGGGCGCTGCGCAAGCAGATCGGCATCACTCCGGCTGCCTACCGCCGCCGCTTCCGCACCGCCGGCTGA
- a CDS encoding isochorismatase family protein translates to MPASTTLRDVIGLDNQRPRLADTTLVLIDFQNTYRSGVMALEGVEEALAAAGRLLAAARAAGVPVVHVVDAGYDLDSELGAISSEVAPAEGEPVVVKKVPNGFHDTELEKTLRDLGAGKDLVLAGFMTHMCVTFTAEGAFHRGYRPTVVAEATATRSLTAPDGTVLPAAALHTAALTTITDVFGVVAPTVDDLIG, encoded by the coding sequence ATGCCCGCTTCCACCACCCTGCGCGACGTCATCGGCCTCGACAACCAGCGGCCCCGCCTCGCCGACACCACCCTCGTCCTGATCGACTTCCAGAACACCTACCGCTCCGGCGTCATGGCCCTCGAAGGCGTCGAAGAGGCCCTCGCGGCCGCCGGTCGGCTGCTGGCCGCCGCCCGCGCCGCGGGCGTCCCGGTCGTCCACGTCGTCGACGCGGGCTACGACCTCGACTCCGAGCTGGGCGCCATCAGCTCCGAAGTCGCCCCTGCCGAAGGCGAACCCGTGGTGGTCAAGAAGGTCCCCAACGGTTTCCACGACACCGAGCTGGAGAAGACCCTGCGTGACCTGGGAGCGGGGAAGGACCTGGTGCTGGCCGGCTTCATGACCCACATGTGCGTCACCTTCACCGCCGAAGGCGCGTTCCACCGGGGCTACCGCCCCACCGTCGTCGCCGAAGCCACCGCCACCCGGTCGCTGACCGCCCCAGACGGCACCGTCCTGCCCGCCGCGGCCCTGCACACCGCGGCCCTGACCACCATCACCGACGTGTTCGGCGTCGTCGCCCCCACCGTCGACGACCTCATCGGCTGA
- a CDS encoding ricin-type beta-trefoil lectin domain protein gives MPPRLRATLPCLTAAALFALALSPAPSSAAAEPDATSDTPLALTPPMGWNNWAHYMCDIDEAKVVANADALVSSGLAAKGYDTVTVDDCWMTKSRDERGALVVDTQRFPHGMAWLGEYLHAKGLKFGIYQDAGSLTCEKYPGSGSPEGGGADHYAQDARQFASWKVDYVKMDGCNLWVPEGKTKEQAYRDAYTAVAKALRDSGRDMVLSASAPAYFQQGEWGGSDWHKVLGWVGETGQLWREGRDIKVYKPATPSASRWSSVMGNYGYNRWLGRYAGPGNWNDPDFLIAGAPGLTAAESRSQVALWAMMAAPFILSSEVSQLTPEGLAALGNNRMIELDQDPMGRQGAVVSSNATFEILVRPLANGDRAVAVLNRSAATRNIAVPLEELGLPACSVDAQDLWSGGRREVTDTLTGRLAGHDTGVWRLTTNRCAEAVPTGQIVGDGAKCADGANTTGVGAVVLVACTGAPDQRWVLGEEGNLRLADECLSAGANGLVELVDCAPPQAQQPTGQSWSHRRDGTLVDEASGTCLTAPAPVALPDAPAERLRLAPCGDHRVDQAWSLPV, from the coding sequence GTGCCGCCTCGCCTGCGTGCGACGCTCCCCTGCCTGACCGCGGCCGCCCTGTTCGCCCTCGCGCTCTCGCCCGCCCCGTCGTCGGCGGCGGCCGAGCCCGACGCGACCTCGGACACCCCCCTCGCACTGACCCCGCCGATGGGCTGGAACAACTGGGCGCACTACATGTGCGACATCGACGAGGCCAAGGTCGTCGCGAACGCCGACGCGCTGGTGTCCTCCGGGCTCGCCGCCAAGGGTTACGACACGGTGACCGTCGACGACTGCTGGATGACCAAGAGCCGTGACGAGCGGGGCGCCCTGGTCGTCGACACCCAGAGGTTCCCGCACGGCATGGCCTGGCTCGGCGAGTATCTGCACGCCAAGGGCCTGAAGTTCGGCATCTACCAGGACGCCGGCTCGCTGACCTGTGAGAAGTACCCGGGCAGCGGGTCCCCGGAGGGCGGTGGCGCGGACCACTACGCGCAGGACGCCCGCCAGTTCGCCTCCTGGAAGGTGGACTACGTCAAGATGGACGGCTGCAACCTCTGGGTGCCGGAGGGGAAGACGAAGGAGCAGGCCTACCGGGACGCGTACACCGCGGTCGCGAAGGCCCTGCGCGACAGCGGCCGGGACATGGTCCTGTCCGCCTCCGCGCCCGCCTACTTCCAGCAGGGCGAATGGGGCGGCTCCGACTGGCACAAGGTCCTCGGCTGGGTCGGCGAGACCGGTCAACTGTGGCGCGAGGGCCGGGACATCAAGGTCTACAAGCCGGCCACGCCCAGCGCCTCCCGGTGGAGTTCGGTGATGGGCAACTACGGCTACAACCGCTGGCTGGGCCGGTACGCGGGCCCGGGCAACTGGAACGACCCCGACTTCCTGATCGCGGGCGCCCCCGGACTCACCGCGGCCGAGAGCCGCAGTCAGGTCGCCCTCTGGGCGATGATGGCGGCGCCGTTCATCCTGAGCTCCGAGGTCTCGCAGCTGACCCCCGAGGGGCTCGCCGCCCTCGGGAACAACCGGATGATCGAGCTGGACCAGGACCCGATGGGCCGTCAGGGCGCGGTGGTCTCCTCCAACGCCACCTTCGAGATCCTGGTGCGGCCCCTCGCCAACGGCGACCGGGCGGTGGCCGTGCTCAACCGTTCGGCGGCCACCCGCAACATCGCCGTGCCGCTCGAGGAACTCGGTCTGCCCGCCTGTTCGGTCGACGCGCAGGACCTGTGGAGCGGGGGACGCCGTGAGGTCACCGACACGTTGACCGGAAGGCTGGCCGGGCACGACACCGGAGTCTGGCGGCTCACAACGAACCGCTGCGCCGAAGCCGTGCCGACCGGACAGATCGTCGGCGACGGCGCGAAGTGCGCCGACGGGGCCAACACCACCGGTGTCGGCGCGGTCGTGCTCGTCGCGTGCACCGGAGCCCCCGACCAGCGGTGGGTCCTCGGCGAGGAAGGGAACCTGAGGCTGGCCGACGAATGCCTGTCGGCGGGCGCGAACGGCCTGGTGGAGCTGGTCGACTGCGCTCCCCCGCAGGCGCAGCAGCCGACCGGTCAGAGCTGGTCGCACCGCCGCGACGGGACCCTCGTGGACGAGGCGAGCGGTACGTGCCTGACGGCTCCGGCCCCGGTCGCCCTCCCGGATGCCCCGGCCGAGCGGCTGCGCCTGGCCCCCTGCGGCGACCACCGGGTGGACCAGGCCTGGTCCCTGCCGGTCTGA
- a CDS encoding alpha/beta hydrolase has product MELTSTSFLVALIVVTALAVLAALLLWNRIPGPGWVRWPARLLMIGLCQLTAICVVATWINGSYGLYSSWDDLLGTDAGQDPGTMTGPPVGRARFTQGGDGTQSTHFRGSHSKLAGQVTVWTPPEYSAPGADRTRFPVLMLLHGYPGTPRTWIDLGNIPGALKDLVDLGVVHPFIVVIPEIYPGGVNTDCSNTPDRKIADWLAQDVPDLVERNFRTLPHPGGWGLMGVSTGAFCAAKLPLQYPKVFRAGAALDPDPLTGDPEVLPDPALRERNSPMWLVEHTKKADVGLFLATSAQDKDSPPRQLADFARAAAGSGVRVKTLVRPVGGHNFQTWIGMYPDALGWLSTEIAPPTG; this is encoded by the coding sequence GTGGAGCTGACCAGTACCTCGTTCCTCGTCGCACTGATCGTCGTGACGGCGCTGGCCGTGCTCGCCGCGCTGCTCCTGTGGAACCGGATCCCGGGACCGGGCTGGGTGCGGTGGCCCGCGCGACTGCTCATGATCGGGCTGTGCCAGCTCACCGCCATTTGCGTGGTGGCCACGTGGATCAACGGCAGCTACGGGCTCTACTCCTCGTGGGACGACCTGCTGGGCACCGACGCGGGGCAGGACCCCGGCACGATGACCGGCCCGCCGGTGGGCCGGGCCAGGTTCACGCAGGGCGGGGACGGCACGCAGAGCACCCACTTCCGGGGCTCGCACTCGAAACTCGCCGGGCAGGTCACCGTGTGGACTCCCCCGGAGTACAGCGCTCCGGGCGCGGACCGGACCCGTTTCCCGGTGCTGATGCTGCTGCACGGCTATCCGGGCACGCCCCGTACCTGGATCGACCTCGGGAACATTCCGGGCGCGCTGAAGGACCTCGTGGACCTGGGCGTGGTTCACCCCTTCATCGTGGTGATCCCGGAGATCTACCCGGGCGGCGTGAACACCGACTGCAGCAACACCCCGGACCGCAAGATCGCCGACTGGCTGGCGCAGGACGTGCCGGACTTGGTCGAGCGGAACTTCCGTACGCTGCCCCACCCGGGCGGCTGGGGCCTGATGGGCGTCTCCACCGGGGCGTTCTGCGCGGCCAAGCTGCCGCTCCAGTACCCGAAGGTCTTCCGGGCGGGGGCGGCCCTGGATCCGGACCCGCTGACGGGCGACCCGGAGGTGCTGCCCGACCCGGCGCTGCGTGAGCGCAACAGCCCGATGTGGCTGGTCGAGCACACGAAGAAGGCGGACGTCGGGCTGTTCCTGGCCACCTCCGCCCAGGACAAGGACAGCCCGCCGCGGCAACTGGCGGACTTCGCCAGGGCCGCGGCGGGCAGCGGGGTCCGCGTGAAGACCCTCGTCCGGCCGGTGGGCGGGCACAACTTCCAGACCTGGATCGGGATGTACCCCGACGCCCTGGGCTGGCTGAGCACGGAAATCGCACCGCCGACCGGCTGA
- a CDS encoding lysophospholipid acyltransferase family protein — translation MISSIAAVLAPAFGRISVTTDAAAGPVVDGTILVANHTSLADPVVVVAALHRLGVEPVVMATAGLWRVPVLGGALAREGHIPVRRGTARAAEALDAAAEALAAGRCVLIYGEGGIPARRGSGEFAPLPFRSGPARLARTTGAPVRPVGQAGARRISSGTVAKQIAGAVTAPVRRPRLHVHVGAPVFLPAHVAEATAVAHGAVTAAWRTAVSGLAA, via the coding sequence GTGATCAGCTCCATCGCAGCCGTGCTCGCTCCCGCGTTCGGCCGGATATCCGTCACGACGGACGCGGCGGCGGGCCCGGTCGTGGACGGGACCATCCTGGTCGCCAACCACACCAGCCTGGCCGACCCCGTCGTCGTGGTCGCCGCCCTGCACCGGCTCGGCGTCGAGCCGGTGGTCATGGCCACGGCCGGGCTGTGGCGGGTCCCTGTGCTCGGGGGCGCGCTCGCCCGCGAAGGGCACATCCCGGTCCGCCGCGGAACGGCTCGTGCGGCGGAGGCCCTCGACGCCGCCGCCGAGGCACTGGCGGCGGGGCGGTGCGTGCTGATCTACGGAGAGGGCGGGATTCCCGCCCGCCGGGGCTCCGGGGAGTTCGCGCCCCTGCCCTTCCGCAGCGGTCCGGCCCGCCTGGCCCGGACGACGGGCGCGCCCGTCCGCCCGGTCGGCCAGGCGGGCGCCCGGCGCATCAGCTCGGGGACGGTGGCCAAGCAGATCGCCGGAGCCGTCACGGCCCCGGTCCGCCGGCCGCGCCTGCACGTGCACGTCGGCGCGCCCGTGTTCCTGCCGGCGCATGTCGCGGAGGCGACGGCCGTGGCCCACGGTGCGGTCACCGCGGCCTGGCGTACCGCGGTGTCCGGCCTCGCCGCGTGA
- a CDS encoding alpha-N-acetylglucosaminidase: MPRSGRRRLPVPRPVALAALPAALLALICAAPAPGATAPGAGSPARADVREDVPAPRTKATEETKETKAFDVAPARASLERLLPRHAAQFTFVADAGAAADTFTVSGAAGAITVRGSTGATLLTGVGWYLQHVAGADIGWPGDSIGMLPAELPAVPAPVTRSALVPHRYALNDTDDGYSGPYRSFEEHQRQIDLLALHGVNEVFVQVGAEYPYYRALQDFGYSAEELRRWIPGPGHQSWWLLQNLSGFGGPVSDRLIRERAELGGRLAEQLRALGMTPVLPGYFGTVPPEFTARNPGAVTVAQGDWAGFDRPDWLDPASPVFGKLAAAYYTAQRSVFGDSTMYRMSPLHEGGQTGNVDVKAAAGAIQRALHAARPGALWAVLGWQDDPTAELLAGVDTSKLLILDGLSDRYNRLDRETRWGGVPYAMGSIYNFGGHTTIGANTSVWIDRFGAWRAKGNSALAGIAYIPEATGTNPAAFDLFTDLAWEPGPVDQRRWFADFAARRYGRPDAEAAAAWEELRKGPYSTSSGLWSESQDSLFTARPSLSAVGAAYWSPKSMRYPSGSVRRALDHLLAVDPALRGSSAYRFDLVDTARQALANHSRVLLPKIKAAYEAKDLARFRELTAQWADGERRLDSVIGSDPNFLLGDWLGKARSWGADEAERDRYEYDARSILSVWGRHSTSEGGFLHDYANREWSGLVSELYAGRWKLYFDSLEEALVRKAAPREIDWHAYEEEWARRTTRHPARPSGDPYELAAGIAAALPGAAAAVPASN, from the coding sequence ATGCCACGAAGCGGGCGCCGCCGCCTGCCCGTCCCCCGCCCGGTCGCCCTCGCCGCGCTGCCCGCGGCACTGCTGGCCCTGATCTGCGCGGCTCCCGCGCCCGGAGCCACCGCTCCGGGCGCAGGGTCGCCCGCACGTGCCGACGTACGGGAGGACGTGCCCGCGCCCCGGACGAAGGCGACCGAGGAGACCAAGGAGACCAAGGCCTTCGACGTCGCGCCCGCGCGGGCTTCTCTGGAGCGGCTGCTACCGCGCCACGCCGCACAGTTCACGTTCGTGGCCGACGCGGGCGCGGCGGCCGACACCTTCACCGTCTCCGGGGCCGCCGGCGCCATCACGGTGCGCGGCAGTACCGGGGCCACCCTGCTCACGGGGGTCGGCTGGTACCTGCAGCACGTCGCGGGGGCCGACATCGGCTGGCCCGGCGACAGCATCGGCATGCTGCCCGCCGAACTTCCCGCGGTCCCCGCACCGGTGACGCGCAGCGCGCTCGTCCCGCACCGGTACGCGCTCAACGACACCGACGACGGGTACTCCGGCCCGTACCGCTCCTTCGAGGAACACCAGCGGCAGATCGACCTGCTCGCCCTGCACGGGGTCAACGAGGTGTTCGTGCAGGTCGGCGCCGAGTACCCGTACTACCGGGCGCTGCAGGACTTCGGCTACTCCGCCGAGGAGCTGCGCCGCTGGATCCCCGGCCCCGGCCACCAGAGCTGGTGGCTGCTGCAGAACCTCAGCGGCTTCGGCGGGCCGGTCTCCGACCGGCTGATCCGCGAGCGCGCCGAGCTGGGCGGCCGGCTCGCCGAGCAGCTGCGGGCGCTCGGCATGACCCCGGTGCTGCCCGGCTACTTCGGCACCGTGCCCCCGGAGTTCACCGCCCGCAATCCGGGCGCGGTCACGGTGGCGCAGGGCGACTGGGCGGGCTTCGACCGGCCCGACTGGCTGGACCCGGCCTCGCCCGTGTTCGGGAAGCTGGCCGCCGCGTACTACACGGCGCAGCGCTCGGTGTTCGGGGACAGCACGATGTACCGGATGAGCCCGCTGCACGAGGGCGGTCAGACCGGCAACGTGGACGTGAAGGCGGCGGCGGGCGCCATCCAGCGGGCCCTGCACGCCGCCCGCCCGGGCGCCCTGTGGGCGGTGCTGGGCTGGCAGGACGATCCGACCGCGGAGCTGCTCGCCGGGGTGGACACCTCGAAGCTGCTGATCCTGGACGGTCTGTCCGACCGGTACAACCGCCTGGACCGCGAGACCCGTTGGGGCGGGGTCCCGTACGCGATGGGCTCCATCTACAACTTCGGCGGGCACACCACCATCGGCGCCAACACCTCGGTGTGGATCGACCGGTTCGGCGCCTGGCGGGCGAAGGGCAACAGCGCGCTCGCCGGGATCGCCTACATCCCGGAGGCCACCGGCACCAACCCGGCGGCCTTCGACCTCTTCACCGACCTGGCCTGGGAGCCCGGTCCGGTCGACCAGCGGCGCTGGTTCGCCGACTTCGCGGCCCGCCGCTACGGCCGGCCCGACGCGGAGGCGGCCGCGGCCTGGGAGGAGCTGCGCAAGGGCCCGTACAGCACCTCCTCGGGCCTGTGGTCGGAGTCGCAGGACAGTCTGTTCACCGCCCGGCCGTCACTGAGCGCGGTGGGGGCGGCGTACTGGAGCCCCAAGTCGATGCGCTATCCGTCCGGTTCGGTGCGCCGGGCGCTGGACCACCTGCTCGCGGTGGATCCGGCGCTGCGCGGTTCCAGCGCCTACCGCTTCGACCTCGTGGACACCGCCCGGCAGGCGCTCGCCAACCACTCGCGGGTGCTGCTGCCGAAGATCAAGGCGGCGTACGAGGCGAAGGACCTGGCCCGCTTCCGCGAGCTGACCGCCCAATGGGCCGACGGGGAACGGAGGTTGGACTCGGTCATCGGTTCCGACCCGAACTTCCTGCTCGGCGACTGGCTCGGCAAGGCCCGCTCCTGGGGCGCCGACGAGGCCGAGCGGGACCGCTACGAGTACGACGCGCGCTCGATCCTCAGCGTGTGGGGCCGCCACAGCACGAGCGAGGGGGGCTTCCTGCACGACTACGCGAACCGCGAATGGAGCGGCCTGGTCTCGGAGTTGTACGCCGGGCGGTGGAAGCTCTACTTCGACTCGCTGGAGGAGGCCCTGGTACGGAAGGCGGCGCCCCGGGAGATCGACTGGCACGCGTACGAGGAGGAGTGGGCCCGGCGCACCACCCGGCACCCGGCCCGGCCGAGCGGGGACCCGTACGAGCTGGCGGCCGGGATCGCCGCGGCCCTGCCGGGAGCGGCCGCGGCCGTACCGGCGTCGAACTGA
- a CDS encoding TetR/AcrR family transcriptional regulator yields the protein MPRRSAALDRATPEAIAVAALRILDEEGPGALSFRSLADRLDVSHATVQRRCSDLAGLLDLCTEHLAAQLPEIPAGTDWAEAAEQRFGALYRLLTAHPGLLVLRGGRPWLGRQLLARLVEPALADSVAAGMSPAEAMTVYRRMYLLTLGSAAFVDHRDPAAVTAASRAALAALDPAEFPVLAGAVADVLPPLTDHEVYYGALRQLIEAARPARPTRSTRPTT from the coding sequence ATGCCGAGAAGATCAGCCGCCCTGGACCGTGCGACACCCGAGGCCATTGCCGTCGCCGCGCTGCGGATCCTCGACGAGGAAGGGCCCGGGGCCCTGAGCTTCCGCTCCCTCGCCGACCGGCTCGACGTCTCCCACGCCACCGTCCAGCGCCGTTGCTCCGACCTCGCCGGACTCCTCGACCTGTGCACCGAGCACCTGGCCGCGCAGCTCCCCGAGATCCCCGCCGGCACGGACTGGGCCGAGGCCGCCGAGCAGCGGTTCGGCGCGCTCTACCGACTGCTCACCGCCCACCCCGGACTGCTCGTGCTGCGCGGCGGCCGGCCCTGGCTCGGCCGTCAGCTGCTGGCCCGCCTCGTGGAGCCCGCCCTCGCCGACAGCGTGGCCGCCGGGATGAGCCCCGCCGAGGCGATGACCGTCTACCGCCGCATGTACCTGCTCACCCTCGGCAGCGCCGCCTTCGTGGACCACCGCGACCCGGCCGCCGTCACCGCCGCCTCGCGGGCCGCCCTGGCCGCGCTGGACCCGGCCGAGTTCCCGGTGCTCGCGGGCGCCGTGGCCGACGTACTGCCCCCGCTGACCGACCACGAGGTGTACTACGGCGCCCTGCGCCAGCTGATCGAAGCCGCGCGGCCCGCCCGGCCCACGCGGTCCACCCGGCCCACCACCTGA